One region of Mycolicibacterium insubricum genomic DNA includes:
- a CDS encoding type II toxin-antitoxin system VapC family toxin: MIVLDASVLIGHFESTDLHHRRASRLLTANAAEEFASSVVTLAELYVGAARAGRSDRLTELIRRLGIRTLELPAEAAQRLGAIRAATGLKLPDCCVLYAAETSRAAVATFDRPLAARARECGLTVVDSPAPA, translated from the coding sequence ATGATCGTTCTCGACGCCAGTGTCTTGATCGGCCATTTCGAGTCCACCGACCTCCACCACCGGCGGGCATCCCGCCTGCTCACGGCGAACGCAGCCGAGGAGTTCGCTTCCAGCGTGGTGACACTCGCGGAGCTCTACGTCGGCGCCGCCCGGGCAGGACGCTCCGACCGGCTCACCGAGCTGATCCGCCGCCTGGGCATCCGGACACTGGAGCTACCCGCCGAAGCAGCCCAGCGGCTCGGAGCGATCCGGGCCGCAACCGGTCTGAAGCTGCCGGACTGCTGCGTGCTCTATGCCGCAGAGACATCCCGGGCCGCCGTCGCAACCTTCGATCGGCCCCTCGCCGCGCGCGCCCGGGAATGCGGACTGACCGTCGTCGACTCCCCGGCCCCGGCCTGA
- a CDS encoding CYTH domain-containing protein: MSDAGYGDFEFERKFFVDGLPAVAASDPAPGLIVQAYLFGVDGYAVRIRVQGSAPATVDAPVPALLDALGDDAVGTMTAKGPAVGGTRYEAERELDAQVASQIVRRADDVVVKVRYSVWLGEDGWVLDRFLGGNAPLVLAEVERGGPVIDLEIPDFCITEVSEDDRFRNEYLAKHAFGAWAGQYRRDLDRRGPAFIGHLGSNRFAGS; the protein is encoded by the coding sequence ATGTCGGATGCCGGTTACGGGGATTTCGAATTCGAGCGGAAGTTCTTCGTCGACGGGCTGCCCGCGGTGGCGGCCTCGGACCCGGCCCCAGGACTGATCGTGCAGGCCTACCTGTTCGGCGTCGACGGCTATGCCGTCCGCATCCGGGTGCAGGGCTCGGCGCCGGCCACGGTGGATGCGCCGGTGCCGGCGTTGCTCGACGCACTCGGTGACGACGCGGTGGGCACCATGACCGCGAAGGGGCCCGCCGTCGGGGGCACCCGCTACGAGGCCGAGCGGGAACTGGACGCACAGGTCGCTTCTCAGATTGTCCGCCGCGCCGACGACGTCGTGGTCAAGGTTCGTTACTCGGTGTGGTTGGGCGAGGACGGCTGGGTGCTGGATCGGTTCCTCGGTGGCAATGCGCCGCTGGTGCTGGCCGAAGTGGAGCGCGGCGGGCCGGTGATCGATCTGGAGATCCCCGACTTCTGCATCACCGAGGTGTCCGAGGACGACCGGTTCCGCAACGAATACCTGGCAAAGCATGCCTTCGGCGCCTGGGCGGGGCAGTACCGGCGCGACCTCGACCGCCGCGGCCCGGCGTTCATCGGTCATCTGGGCAGCAACCGGTTCGCCGGGAGCTGA
- a CDS encoding carboxymuconolactone decarboxylase family protein, which yields MADTGRVLTDLKRLVAISPPAHSATNAAVREVCATTIGLAPLPAESPGGAVDPMITEFAEQFSADVSGITAAQRAAYTELLGTDAASVTLLIYVADFVPRVIAGLRALGVDITTEVTEWDHRTDPGALLLGKMVGRIGQGQQLDPVTTEVVRLRVARAHNCRLCKSLRETSALDAGASESMYSRIDDYESSDLSVAHKAALRYTDAMIWTPSQLDGAELLSHYDRDAAVELTFDILRNSCNKIAVSLGADAARVAEGTENYRIGPDGLPIYG from the coding sequence ATGGCCGATACTGGCAGGGTGCTGACAGATCTGAAACGCCTGGTGGCCATCTCGCCGCCCGCACACTCGGCGACCAACGCCGCGGTGCGGGAAGTATGCGCGACGACGATCGGCCTGGCGCCGTTGCCCGCGGAATCACCCGGCGGCGCGGTGGACCCGATGATCACCGAATTCGCCGAACAGTTCAGCGCCGACGTTTCCGGGATCACCGCGGCGCAGCGCGCCGCCTACACCGAGCTGCTCGGGACGGACGCGGCAAGCGTGACCCTGCTCATCTACGTCGCCGACTTCGTCCCGCGGGTGATCGCCGGACTGCGCGCACTCGGGGTGGACATCACCACCGAGGTGACCGAGTGGGACCACCGCACCGATCCGGGGGCGCTGCTGCTGGGCAAGATGGTCGGCCGCATCGGACAGGGCCAGCAGCTGGACCCGGTGACCACCGAGGTGGTGCGGCTGCGGGTGGCCCGCGCCCACAACTGTCGGCTGTGCAAGTCACTGCGGGAGACCAGCGCGCTGGACGCCGGGGCGTCGGAGTCCATGTACTCCCGGATCGACGACTACGAGAGCTCGGACCTGTCGGTGGCGCACAAGGCGGCGCTGCGCTACACCGACGCGATGATCTGGACGCCGTCGCAGCTCGACGGTGCGGAGTTGCTGTCGCACTATGACCGCGACGCGGCCGTCGAGCTCACCTTCGACATCCTGCGCAACTCCTGCAACAAGATCGCGGTGTCACTCGGTGCCGACGCCGCCCGGGTCGCCGAGGGTACCGAGAACTACCGGATCGGCCCCGACGGGTTGCCGATCTACGGCTGA
- a CDS encoding metallopeptidase TldD-related protein, which yields MIPAHQVVERALAAAVADETIVLVTDTATAALRWAGNTMTTNGVSTSRQLTVISIVRDGRVARVGSLSTAQVDPDDIPALVAASAAAARGAPPSRDAFPLLGAGTTPPDWETPAPGTGVDAFGSVAADLARGFTGPDTLYGFAHHVVETTWLATSTGVRRRYTQPTGSVEINAKRDGGSAWAGVSTPWFVDVPTEGMLAELSMRLDWARRRVELPAGRYETIMPPSTVADMMIYLGWTMGGRGAQEGRTALAAPGGGTRVGERLGDLGLTLYSDPDAPGLECAPFVAAASSSDTTSVFDNGLDVARVDWIRDGRINALAYPRAAAAEFDAPVAVGASNLLMTGGDADLADMVAATERGLLLTTLWYIREVDPTTLLLTGLTRDGVYLISDGEVTAAVNNFRFNESPLDLLRRATEAGRTETTLPREWGDWFNRAAMPSLRIPDFHMSSVSQAQ from the coding sequence ATGATCCCCGCGCATCAGGTCGTCGAACGGGCGCTGGCCGCGGCCGTCGCCGACGAGACCATCGTCCTGGTCACCGACACCGCGACCGCCGCACTGCGCTGGGCCGGGAACACCATGACCACCAACGGCGTGTCCACCTCGCGACAGCTCACCGTCATCTCCATCGTGCGCGACGGCCGGGTGGCCCGGGTGGGCTCGCTGTCGACCGCCCAGGTCGATCCCGACGACATCCCCGCGCTGGTGGCGGCCTCGGCCGCCGCGGCCCGCGGTGCACCACCGTCACGGGATGCCTTTCCATTGCTGGGCGCCGGCACCACCCCGCCGGATTGGGAGACTCCCGCCCCCGGGACCGGGGTCGACGCCTTCGGCTCGGTCGCCGCCGATCTGGCCCGCGGCTTCACCGGGCCCGACACGCTCTACGGGTTCGCCCATCATGTCGTCGAGACCACCTGGCTGGCCACCTCGACCGGGGTGCGCCGGCGCTATACCCAGCCGACCGGGTCGGTGGAGATCAACGCCAAACGGGACGGGGGCAGTGCCTGGGCCGGTGTCTCCACCCCGTGGTTCGTCGACGTACCGACCGAAGGGATGCTGGCCGAGCTGTCGATGCGGCTGGACTGGGCGCGGCGGCGCGTCGAGCTGCCGGCCGGGCGGTACGAGACGATCATGCCGCCGTCGACCGTCGCCGACATGATGATCTACCTGGGCTGGACGATGGGCGGCCGCGGCGCGCAGGAGGGCCGGACCGCACTGGCCGCCCCCGGCGGCGGCACCAGGGTGGGGGAACGGCTCGGCGATCTGGGGTTGACCCTGTATTCCGATCCGGATGCCCCCGGTCTGGAATGCGCCCCGTTCGTCGCGGCCGCCAGCTCGTCGGACACCACGTCGGTGTTCGACAACGGACTGGATGTCGCGCGGGTCGACTGGATCCGCGACGGGCGCATCAACGCGCTGGCCTACCCGCGTGCCGCTGCGGCGGAATTCGATGCGCCGGTCGCCGTCGGCGCCTCGAACCTGTTGATGACCGGCGGTGACGCCGATCTGGCCGATATGGTCGCCGCCACCGAGCGGGGTCTGCTGCTGACCACGCTCTGGTACATCCGCGAGGTCGACCCCACCACGCTGCTGCTGACCGGGCTGACCCGCGACGGGGTGTACCTGATCTCCGACGGCGAGGTGACCGCCGCGGTGAACAACTTCCGGTTCAACGAATCGCCGCTGGATCTGCTGCGCCGCGCTACCGAGGCCGGCCGCACCGAGACGACGCTGCCGCGAGAGTGGGGCGACTGGTTCAACCGAGCCGCGATGCCGTCGCTGCGCATCCCGGATTTCCACATGTCCTCGGTCAGCCAGGCTCAGTAG